From Saccharothrix espanaensis DSM 44229, the proteins below share one genomic window:
- a CDS encoding carbohydrate ABC transporter permease: MTEVTVAGAPRRGVLSRLVARAGGGVVQVGLALVALFWLVPVFGLLIASVRGEADNTASGWWTIFTRPAELTLTNYADLVGNSTVLRSFLNTVYIAVPATALVVVISALAAYALAWIEFPGRVWLTTLVVGLLVMPIQVALIPVARLFGALGLFGTITGVVLFHVAFGLPFAIFLLRNFFVGIPRDLVEAARMDGAKEWVIFRRVVLPIAKPAMASLTIFQFLWVWNDLLVALVFADQDSAPITVALRAQLRQFGANIDLLSTGAFLSMIVPLAVFLAFQRYFVQGVLAGSTK; the protein is encoded by the coding sequence GTGACCGAGGTGACGGTGGCCGGCGCACCCCGCCGGGGTGTGCTGTCGCGCCTGGTGGCCCGCGCCGGCGGCGGCGTGGTGCAGGTCGGGCTGGCGCTGGTGGCCCTGTTCTGGCTGGTGCCGGTGTTCGGGTTGCTGATCGCGTCGGTGCGCGGCGAGGCGGACAACACGGCGTCGGGCTGGTGGACCATCTTCACCCGCCCGGCGGAGCTGACGTTGACCAACTACGCCGACCTGGTCGGGAACTCGACCGTGCTGCGGTCGTTCCTGAACACGGTGTACATCGCGGTGCCGGCCACGGCGCTGGTGGTGGTGATCTCGGCGCTGGCGGCGTACGCCCTGGCGTGGATCGAGTTCCCGGGCCGGGTGTGGCTGACCACGCTGGTGGTGGGGCTGCTGGTGATGCCGATCCAGGTGGCCCTGATCCCGGTGGCGAGGCTGTTCGGCGCGCTGGGGCTGTTCGGGACGATCACCGGCGTGGTGCTGTTCCACGTGGCGTTCGGCCTGCCGTTCGCGATCTTCCTGCTGCGCAACTTCTTCGTCGGAATCCCCCGGGACCTGGTGGAAGCGGCCCGGATGGACGGCGCGAAGGAGTGGGTGATCTTCCGCCGGGTCGTCCTGCCGATCGCGAAGCCGGCGATGGCGTCGTTGACGATCTTCCAGTTCTTGTGGGTGTGGAACGACCTCCTGGTGGCGCTGGTGTTCGCAGACCAGGACTCGGCCCCGATCACGGTGGCGCTGCGCGCCCAGCTGCGCCAGTTCGGCGCGAACATCGACCTGCTGTCCACGGGCGCGTTCCTGTCGATGATCGTGCCGTTGGCGGTGTTCCTGGCGTTCCAGCGGTACTTCGTGCAGGGCGTGCTGGCGGGCTCGACGAAGTAA
- a CDS encoding ABC transporter permease, whose protein sequence is MTTTRSRPAGPRRRAGGVDPTPGRSPRQALPFLLPAVVVMGALVLYPLVYSLIRSFFDRSGSGFVGAGNYVDLFTDPRTLTAFKNNVIWVVVAPAVVTGLGLVFAVLTERIRWATAFRLVLFMPMAISLFASGIIFRLVYDEDPARGVVNAITVGVHDLFSAPSPYPGARPRDGVPFTAAEEGFTSTGTYAPGSSVAVPLAGFAPGQLPAGASRATEPATDARELRGVVWLDVSVGGKAGAVDNSERGLPGVAVEALRDGQVVGRATTGNDGRFTFPDLAPGQYSVRLAASNFALPFRGLTWLGSTLITPVIISSWIWIMTGFAITFIAAGLAAIPRDALEAARVDGATEWQVFRRVTVPLLSPVLLVVFVTLVINVLKIFELVFVIAPGSVQEEANVLALQMWQVSFGAGGDQGVGSALAVVLFLLVAPAMLFNIRRFRREHS, encoded by the coding sequence GTGACCACCACCCGATCCCGACCCGCCGGTCCGCGTCGCCGGGCCGGCGGGGTGGACCCGACACCGGGCCGCTCGCCGCGCCAGGCCCTGCCGTTCCTGCTGCCCGCCGTGGTGGTGATGGGCGCGCTGGTGCTGTACCCGTTGGTGTACTCGCTGATCCGGAGCTTCTTCGACCGGTCCGGCTCGGGGTTCGTGGGTGCCGGGAACTACGTCGACCTGTTCACCGACCCGCGCACGCTGACGGCGTTCAAGAACAACGTGATCTGGGTCGTCGTCGCGCCGGCGGTGGTGACCGGGCTCGGGTTGGTCTTCGCCGTGCTGACCGAGCGGATCCGGTGGGCCACGGCGTTCCGGCTGGTGCTGTTCATGCCGATGGCCATCTCGCTGTTCGCCTCCGGCATCATCTTCCGGTTGGTGTACGACGAAGACCCCGCACGGGGCGTGGTCAACGCCATCACGGTCGGGGTGCACGACCTGTTCTCGGCCCCGTCGCCGTATCCGGGCGCGCGACCCCGTGACGGGGTTCCGTTCACGGCGGCTGAGGAGGGGTTCACCAGTACCGGGACCTATGCGCCGGGGTCGTCGGTGGCCGTGCCGCTGGCGGGTTTCGCACCCGGCCAACTGCCGGCGGGCGCGTCTCGTGCCACCGAGCCAGCGACGGACGCGCGGGAGTTGCGCGGCGTGGTGTGGTTGGACGTTTCCGTTGGCGGCAAAGCGGGAGCGGTGGACAACAGCGAGCGCGGACTGCCCGGGGTGGCCGTGGAAGCGTTGCGGGACGGGCAGGTCGTGGGCCGTGCGACGACCGGGAACGACGGGCGGTTCACGTTCCCGGACCTGGCGCCGGGCCAGTACTCGGTGCGGTTGGCGGCGTCGAACTTCGCGTTGCCGTTCCGGGGGTTGACGTGGCTGGGGTCGACGCTGATCACACCGGTGATCATCTCGTCGTGGATCTGGATCATGACTGGGTTCGCGATCACGTTCATCGCGGCCGGGCTGGCGGCGATCCCGCGTGACGCGCTGGAGGCGGCGCGGGTCGACGGGGCCACCGAGTGGCAGGTGTTCCGGCGGGTGACCGTGCCGCTGCTGTCGCCGGTGCTGCTGGTGGTGTTCGTGACGTTGGTGATCAACGTGCTGAAGATCTTCGAGTTGGTGTTCGTCATCGCGCCCGGATCGGTGCAGGAGGAGGCGAACGTGCTGGCGCTGCAGATGTGGCAGGTGTCCTTCGGCGCGGGCGGCGACCAGGGCGTCGGCAGCGCGCTGGCGGTGGTGCTGTTCCTGCTGGTCGCACCGGCGATGCTGTTCAACATCAGGCGATTCCGACGGGAGCACTCGTGA